Proteins encoded within one genomic window of Terriglobus sp. TAA 43:
- a CDS encoding TonB-dependent receptor — protein sequence MLISSQRFAPRILLTAAAALSVPAAMMAQTATATITGTVTDATGAVVPGAQVTVVAHGTGLTYQAASSSDGSYTVPLLPVGSYDITIAAAGFSGFKQTGITLDVGQRFRADASLKTGGSSETITVTSTTAPLQTDESSVGNVIEGRAIQELPLNGRQPFTLVLLVPGVQTTSRASNGFADASNQGFSRLRINGGSTLGNQFLLDGAMDTIPTINEVSVVPMVDSIAEFRVITNTPAAEFGMSSGGYVNLATKTGTNAIHLTAYEFVRNDILNSVNRFATKDPVTGRLKPILRYNQFGGTVGAPVRIPWLYNGHDRTFFFFGYEQWHQRSASLQRSTVPTALQRSGDFSQTYATATSTTPIPIYDPSTTVANPAGNGFIRTRFAGNKITTFDPVAQAVLKYYPQPNIAPVDPRTNANNFYSEATGGIDQDIIAIRGDHRISDSDSIFARYAGNLNTTHTVGYGLGDSDPLARNDTRKNYNFAVGETHTFAPTLLNEFRASFVRQKLTFLAPSYNKNYPQTLGFPSIIPQTLFPSVAVSGLIAVGPTTGTFTAGNRIGTVIQFADSVSWIRGRHSFKFGVEDHITRYNQLGQIYPSGNFSFTGAYTNNPQSPAGTGVAFADYLLGQVAGGQLTINPAFATKSWAGGIFAQDDYKVTSRLTFNVGIRYDISGPPVERHGWSSTFNPYLVNSQTGLPGVMQYAGVNGSRLFVRYDANNIAPRFGFAYSADDKTVIRGGIAMIYNPVESADIHQVTNTGLGFSSQTTFSGNGPYSAFQLSKGPSALIAPTGAAGGPTAYRGQSVFFQNPHAPTPYSLQWNFAVQRQLPGGWTASAAYVGNKGTHLLGGNYNINTLNPAYYAQYGTRLQNQVTNPFYGKITTGTLSGTTISQSQALLPLPDYLSVTTLARHGAMSIYHALQATAEHRYSHGLTLLLAYSKSKLINDSTSSDSGESADGVYRDPIYRPYLERSLDPNDTSQNLSASGVWELPIGTPSHRALNVLTGGWQIQGILQWQTGTPLTVTGSNNFTGTPFPNLVGNPTLSGSQRSISKWFNTAAFANPAAYTIGNAPRTLPATRGPAFTNVNSSLIKNIIMEKWKLELRAEAFNLFNHPNLNNPNTSFTPDSTGVNTNALFGTITSAMDPRVFQIGVHLSR from the coding sequence ATGTTGATTTCCTCTCAGAGATTCGCTCCCAGAATCCTCCTAACAGCTGCTGCCGCGCTCTCTGTACCGGCTGCGATGATGGCTCAGACTGCGACCGCGACCATCACCGGCACTGTCACTGATGCCACCGGGGCCGTCGTGCCGGGCGCGCAGGTCACCGTCGTCGCGCACGGGACAGGTCTTACCTACCAGGCCGCGAGTTCCTCGGATGGCAGCTACACTGTGCCTCTCTTGCCCGTCGGCAGCTACGACATCACAATTGCGGCCGCAGGCTTCTCCGGCTTCAAACAAACCGGGATCACCCTTGATGTGGGGCAACGTTTCCGCGCTGATGCCTCGTTGAAGACTGGCGGATCGTCAGAGACGATCACGGTCACGTCGACCACCGCACCGTTGCAAACGGACGAATCCTCCGTCGGCAATGTCATCGAGGGCCGAGCCATCCAGGAGCTGCCATTGAACGGACGCCAGCCGTTCACCCTGGTGCTGCTCGTGCCGGGCGTCCAAACTACATCCCGCGCCTCCAACGGCTTTGCCGATGCCAGCAACCAGGGCTTCTCCCGCCTGCGCATCAATGGCGGCTCGACACTCGGCAATCAATTCCTGCTCGACGGCGCCATGGACACGATTCCGACAATCAATGAGGTGTCCGTTGTCCCCATGGTGGATTCCATCGCCGAATTTCGCGTCATCACCAACACACCAGCCGCAGAGTTCGGTATGAGTTCCGGTGGATATGTGAATCTGGCCACCAAGACCGGCACCAACGCCATCCACCTGACGGCATATGAATTCGTACGGAACGACATACTCAATTCCGTAAACCGATTCGCCACCAAAGACCCCGTCACCGGCCGCCTAAAACCGATCCTGCGCTACAACCAATTTGGTGGCACAGTCGGTGCACCAGTGCGCATTCCCTGGCTTTACAACGGCCATGACCGCACCTTCTTCTTCTTCGGCTATGAGCAGTGGCATCAGCGCAGCGCTTCGCTGCAACGTTCTACAGTGCCCACTGCCCTGCAGCGTTCGGGCGATTTCTCCCAGACCTACGCTACTGCCACCTCAACAACTCCGATTCCTATTTACGATCCCTCAACCACAGTGGCGAATCCCGCAGGAAACGGCTTTATACGCACGCGGTTTGCAGGGAATAAGATCACCACGTTCGACCCTGTAGCGCAGGCGGTTCTTAAGTACTATCCCCAACCAAACATCGCTCCGGTGGACCCCAGGACCAACGCCAACAACTTCTATTCGGAAGCCACAGGCGGAATCGATCAGGACATCATTGCCATTCGAGGCGATCACCGCATCAGCGATTCAGACAGTATCTTCGCCCGTTACGCCGGAAACCTGAATACGACACACACGGTGGGTTACGGGCTGGGTGACTCTGATCCACTTGCCCGTAACGACACACGTAAGAATTACAACTTCGCCGTGGGCGAGACGCACACGTTCGCACCAACTTTGTTGAATGAATTTCGTGCCAGCTTTGTTCGCCAGAAGCTGACCTTCCTCGCCCCCTCATACAACAAAAACTATCCGCAGACACTTGGCTTCCCTTCCATCATTCCGCAGACACTGTTTCCCTCCGTAGCCGTCAGCGGTCTGATTGCCGTTGGCCCAACGACCGGAACGTTCACGGCTGGAAACCGCATTGGCACGGTGATTCAGTTTGCAGATAGCGTCTCCTGGATTCGCGGACGCCACAGCTTCAAATTCGGTGTAGAGGACCACATCACGCGCTACAACCAGCTTGGCCAGATCTATCCTTCCGGCAACTTCAGTTTCACAGGTGCATACACGAACAATCCGCAATCGCCCGCAGGAACCGGCGTCGCCTTTGCTGACTATCTTCTGGGACAGGTTGCGGGCGGCCAACTCACCATCAACCCCGCCTTCGCAACGAAGTCATGGGCAGGTGGCATTTTCGCGCAGGACGATTACAAAGTCACATCAAGGCTGACCTTCAACGTCGGCATTCGATATGACATTTCAGGTCCGCCAGTGGAACGTCATGGATGGTCCTCCACCTTTAATCCCTATCTCGTCAACTCGCAGACAGGCCTGCCTGGAGTAATGCAATACGCAGGTGTGAACGGCTCGCGCCTGTTCGTCCGCTACGACGCAAACAACATCGCTCCACGCTTTGGCTTTGCCTACTCCGCAGACGACAAGACAGTGATTCGAGGCGGTATAGCAATGATCTACAACCCCGTAGAATCCGCGGACATTCACCAGGTAACGAACACGGGACTAGGCTTCTCTTCACAGACCACCTTCAGCGGCAACGGACCTTATTCGGCGTTCCAACTTTCCAAGGGACCCTCCGCACTCATTGCACCTACTGGAGCAGCCGGCGGTCCAACTGCCTATCGCGGACAGAGCGTTTTCTTTCAGAATCCTCATGCTCCCACGCCCTATTCCCTGCAATGGAACTTCGCTGTGCAGCGTCAGCTCCCGGGCGGCTGGACTGCATCCGCGGCATACGTGGGCAACAAGGGAACGCATCTGTTGGGCGGCAACTACAACATCAACACGCTGAACCCCGCGTACTACGCACAGTACGGCACCAGATTGCAGAATCAGGTGACCAATCCGTTCTACGGCAAGATCACGACCGGAACTCTCTCCGGTACAACCATCTCGCAGTCGCAAGCGCTGCTGCCTTTACCCGATTACCTCAGCGTCACTACGTTGGCACGCCATGGGGCCATGAGCATTTATCACGCGCTGCAGGCTACCGCAGAACATCGTTACTCGCACGGCCTCACGCTGCTACTGGCCTACTCGAAAAGTAAGTTAATTAACGACTCCACGTCATCGGATTCCGGTGAGAGCGCAGATGGCGTCTACCGCGATCCCATCTATCGCCCCTATCTGGAGCGCTCCCTTGATCCGAATGATACGTCGCAGAACCTTTCTGCTTCGGGCGTGTGGGAGCTTCCCATCGGAACACCATCGCATCGTGCGCTGAACGTGCTCACCGGCGGTTGGCAGATACAGGGCATCCTTCAATGGCAGACGGGCACACCGCTGACAGTGACGGGATCGAACAACTTCACCGGAACACCATTCCCAAATCTCGTCGGCAATCCCACGCTGTCAGGCAGTCAGCGAAGCATCAGCAAATGGTTTAACACCGCTGCCTTTGCGAACCCTGCGGCGTACACCATTGGCAACGCGCCACGCACTTTGCCCGCAACTCGCGGTCCTGCGTTCACCAACGTGAACTCTTCACTGATCAAGAACATCATCATGGAGAAATGGAAACTGGAACTGCGCGCAGAGGCCTTCAATCTCTTCAATCATCCCAATCTCAACAACCCCAACACGTCGTTCACTCCAGATAGCACGGGGGTCAACACCAATGCTCTCTTTGGAACGATCACCAGCGCCATGGATCCTCGCGTCTTCCAGATCGGCGTCCACCTTAGCCGCTAG
- a CDS encoding FAD-dependent oxidoreductase: MRWKQFATAILATLSISTMGWGATPRQFDVVVYGTTASGVIAAISAARHGMNVALVGVDQHLGGMVTGGLSHSDRGKDAVIGGMSREFFERVGKHYNETLEWNFEPRVAEQVFHEMLNETKVVYIPRARLKEHGGVTMSKGDITSIALTNGDVLRAKVFMDTSYEGDLMNEAGVKYTWGREPESEYNESIAGVRGRQRPDHHFNVPVSPWAAPGKLLPEVQNLPRGPMGSGDKYVQAYGFRMCLTNVKENMIPFPKPPGYDAYRYELLKRYLAALEKAEGHPPHIRELMIMSPLPNGKFDINSFGGFSTDHIGANWDYPSGSYARQKEIWQDHYNYDAGFFYFLANDASVPKALHDEVNGYGLAKDEFLDEHGWPFQLYVREGRRMLGEYVMTQKDITTNVGKPDSIGMGSYQSDSHHVRRIPTPDGYVENEGEQYVVTKPYEIPYRVMLPNATQVKNLLVPVCFSASHVAYSTIRMEPQYMILGQAAGVAAAIAVHDKLPVARVPVKQLQGTLRSEKAVLSLPQ; encoded by the coding sequence GTGCGCTGGAAGCAATTTGCAACTGCAATCCTTGCAACACTGAGCATCAGCACCATGGGCTGGGGCGCCACGCCACGACAGTTTGACGTGGTCGTCTACGGCACAACGGCAAGCGGAGTCATCGCAGCCATCTCTGCAGCAAGACATGGCATGAACGTCGCGCTGGTAGGTGTCGATCAACATTTAGGTGGTATGGTCACCGGAGGCCTCAGCCATTCCGACCGCGGAAAGGACGCCGTGATCGGTGGCATGTCTCGTGAGTTCTTCGAACGCGTTGGCAAGCACTATAACGAAACGCTCGAATGGAATTTTGAACCACGTGTTGCGGAGCAGGTGTTCCATGAAATGCTCAACGAGACCAAGGTCGTATACATTCCGCGCGCACGCCTGAAAGAACATGGCGGCGTAACCATGAGTAAAGGCGACATCACCTCCATTGCACTTACGAACGGAGACGTTCTGCGCGCCAAGGTCTTCATGGATACAAGCTATGAAGGCGACCTGATGAACGAAGCCGGTGTGAAATACACGTGGGGACGCGAACCGGAGAGCGAATACAACGAATCCATTGCCGGCGTTCGTGGAAGACAGCGTCCAGACCATCACTTCAACGTTCCAGTGTCACCATGGGCCGCTCCAGGAAAACTTTTGCCGGAGGTACAGAACCTGCCGCGTGGCCCTATGGGTTCAGGCGACAAATACGTGCAAGCCTATGGCTTTCGCATGTGTCTCACGAACGTGAAGGAGAACATGATCCCCTTCCCGAAGCCGCCGGGCTATGACGCATACCGTTACGAGCTGCTGAAACGCTATCTTGCAGCACTCGAAAAGGCGGAAGGTCATCCGCCACATATACGTGAGCTGATGATCATGTCTCCACTTCCGAACGGCAAATTCGACATCAATAGTTTCGGCGGATTCTCCACGGATCACATTGGAGCAAACTGGGACTACCCCTCTGGAAGCTACGCTCGACAGAAAGAAATCTGGCAGGACCACTATAACTACGACGCAGGTTTCTTCTACTTCCTCGCCAACGACGCAAGCGTTCCGAAAGCACTGCACGATGAAGTGAACGGCTACGGCCTGGCGAAGGATGAGTTTCTCGACGAACACGGCTGGCCCTTTCAGCTTTACGTTCGCGAAGGCCGTCGGATGTTGGGCGAATATGTCATGACGCAGAAGGACATCACCACCAACGTTGGAAAACCCGACTCCATTGGTATGGGCTCCTACCAGAGCGACTCGCATCATGTGCGCCGCATTCCTACGCCGGACGGGTATGTGGAGAATGAAGGTGAACAGTACGTCGTCACCAAGCCTTACGAAATTCCGTATCGCGTAATGCTGCCCAATGCAACGCAGGTGAAGAATCTGCTGGTGCCGGTGTGCTTCTCCGCGAGCCACGTTGCATACTCCACCATTCGCATGGAACCGCAATACATGATTCTTGGGCAAGCCGCAGGCGTAGCTGCTGCCATTGCCGTACACGACAAGCTCCCGGTAGCACGGGTTCCCGTAAAGCAGCTGCAGGGCACTCTGCGTAGCGAAAAAGCGGTGCTCTCTCTGCCTCAGTAA
- a CDS encoding PBP1A family penicillin-binding protein, translated as MAVKLKLGGRRYDHEGIPVHHGTDRPLWKRAVMALLIVALVCLLLGAMIFGYYYNHYQKVVDDRLNNGPLFSSTAQIFAAPREIRPGQDMTAASIAQDLRRAGYNTNTQLGTFRVSGDSISIKPGQASFHNTDGATINTSGGTVQSITAENGVALRAYELEPQLITGLSEDKNRIKRRLVTYNQIPKQLVQAVTAIEDRRFFEHNGLNFGRLIKCGVQDVLSQHAVCGGSTLTQQLARGFFLSPEKHVKRKLIEIMITLQLESRFNKQQIFEMYANQINLGQRGSFAVNGFGEASQAYFGKDLRQLDVAECALLAGIIQRPNYFNPFRHPERALERRNIVLRSMIETGALTPQEEERAEAEPIRLATQNVDASEAPYFVDLVHDQLQQRLGDQANGGTLRIYTSLDPELQKAAAEAVAEMMPRIDEMIRKRHKGDAPIKYPQVSLVALDPHTGQVLALVGGRNYGSSQLNHALSSRPTGSIFKPLVYATAFSQSVNGQPLGDTGTFTALTQLNDDPQDFGTGGRSYTPGNFERGEYPGMVTAATALYHSLNIATISLAQRVGYENVAAMARSAGINSARPTPSVAIGTYSATPMDMAGVYTVFANGGVHLNPWLLASVRNDKGDIVADFTPEARQVMDPKAAYLTQSLMEGVVTYGTASTVRALGFKAPAAGKTGTSHDVWFAGYSSNLLCIVWIGNDDYTDISDNLSKKVQGADTAAPIWAEFMKRAIQLPQYSDMKQFAAPPAGVTNYPIDLSSGQIADGSCSGKTATMAFLDGTQPHNTCSHMGDGSGLMDSLFGTNSDTAGTSVNGGGINSGAQPANGSQPAVGPDGQPQQHRNFFQKMFGLGKHNDENNQPQQPAPQPAPTTPH; from the coding sequence TTGGCGGTCAAGCTTAAGCTCGGTGGCAGGCGCTACGACCACGAGGGGATTCCGGTGCATCATGGCACGGATCGTCCTTTGTGGAAGCGCGCCGTAATGGCGCTTCTGATTGTGGCGCTGGTGTGCCTCCTACTTGGCGCCATGATCTTCGGTTATTACTACAACCACTATCAGAAGGTTGTGGATGATCGGCTGAACAACGGGCCGCTGTTCTCCTCCACTGCACAGATCTTCGCAGCTCCGCGCGAGATTCGCCCGGGGCAGGATATGACTGCGGCCTCCATTGCACAGGACTTGCGGCGCGCGGGATACAACACAAATACGCAGCTTGGCACCTTTAGGGTTTCTGGCGACAGCATCTCCATCAAGCCGGGACAGGCATCGTTCCACAACACGGACGGCGCCACAATTAATACCAGCGGCGGCACGGTGCAGAGTATTACTGCTGAGAATGGTGTGGCGTTGCGTGCGTATGAGTTGGAGCCGCAACTCATCACTGGCCTGAGCGAAGATAAGAACCGCATCAAGCGCAGGCTGGTGACCTACAACCAGATTCCGAAACAGCTGGTGCAGGCTGTTACTGCGATTGAAGATCGCAGGTTTTTCGAACACAACGGTCTGAACTTTGGGCGTCTCATAAAGTGCGGCGTGCAGGATGTTTTATCGCAGCATGCGGTGTGCGGCGGTTCCACGCTGACACAGCAGTTAGCGCGCGGCTTCTTCCTATCGCCTGAAAAGCACGTAAAGCGCAAGCTGATTGAAATCATGATCACGCTGCAGTTGGAATCGCGCTTCAATAAGCAGCAGATCTTTGAGATGTATGCGAACCAGATCAACCTTGGGCAGCGTGGTTCGTTCGCGGTCAATGGTTTTGGCGAGGCTTCGCAGGCGTACTTCGGTAAGGATCTTCGCCAGTTGGATGTGGCGGAATGCGCGCTGTTGGCGGGCATTATTCAGCGGCCCAACTACTTCAATCCGTTTCGTCATCCGGAGCGTGCTCTGGAGCGTCGCAACATTGTTTTGCGTTCCATGATTGAAACGGGTGCATTGACACCGCAGGAAGAAGAGCGTGCGGAAGCGGAGCCGATTCGTCTTGCTACACAGAATGTGGATGCGAGCGAAGCGCCTTACTTTGTTGACCTGGTGCACGATCAGTTGCAGCAGCGTCTAGGCGATCAGGCGAATGGTGGAACGCTTCGTATCTACACATCGCTTGATCCAGAGTTGCAGAAGGCCGCGGCGGAAGCCGTGGCGGAGATGATGCCGCGCATTGATGAAATGATTCGCAAGCGCCATAAGGGCGATGCGCCAATCAAATATCCGCAGGTGTCACTTGTTGCATTGGATCCGCACACAGGACAGGTGCTTGCTCTGGTGGGTGGACGTAACTACGGATCCTCGCAGTTGAACCATGCGTTGTCGAGCCGGCCTACGGGATCAATCTTTAAGCCGCTGGTTTATGCAACTGCTTTTTCGCAAAGCGTGAATGGACAGCCGCTGGGGGACACTGGAACATTTACCGCGCTGACGCAGCTGAATGACGATCCGCAGGATTTTGGTACAGGTGGTCGTTCCTACACCCCCGGCAACTTCGAACGTGGTGAATATCCCGGCATGGTGACCGCGGCAACAGCCTTGTATCACTCGCTGAACATTGCAACCATCTCACTCGCGCAACGTGTGGGCTATGAGAATGTGGCAGCGATGGCGCGTTCCGCCGGCATCAATTCTGCACGTCCCACGCCTTCTGTCGCGATCGGAACTTACAGTGCAACGCCTATGGATATGGCGGGTGTGTACACCGTGTTTGCGAATGGTGGCGTCCATCTGAATCCGTGGCTGCTGGCCAGCGTGCGCAATGACAAGGGCGATATCGTAGCCGACTTCACGCCCGAAGCGCGGCAGGTGATGGACCCGAAAGCCGCCTACCTGACGCAATCGCTGATGGAAGGCGTGGTGACTTACGGCACTGCATCAACTGTTCGCGCATTGGGCTTCAAGGCACCGGCTGCTGGTAAGACGGGTACATCGCATGATGTGTGGTTTGCCGGTTATTCGTCGAACCTGCTGTGCATCGTGTGGATTGGCAATGATGACTACACGGATATCTCTGACAACCTGAGCAAGAAGGTGCAGGGTGCAGACACCGCTGCGCCCATCTGGGCAGAGTTCATGAAGCGTGCGATCCAACTGCCGCAGTACAGCGATATGAAACAGTTCGCCGCGCCGCCCGCAGGCGTGACGAATTACCCCATCGATCTCAGCTCCGGACAGATTGCTGATGGCAGCTGCTCTGGAAAGACTGCGACGATGGCATTTCTGGACGGAACACAACCGCATAACACGTGCAGTCACATGGGCGATGGCTCAGGCCTGATGGACAGCCTCTTTGGCACAAATAGCGATACCGCAGGAACCAGTGTGAATGGTGGCGGCATCAATAGCGGGGCGCAACCCGCCAATGGTTCGCAGCCTGCTGTTGGGCCTGACGGACAACCACAGCAGCATCGGAACTTCTTCCAGAAGATGTTTGGTCTCGGCAAACACAACGACGAAAATAATCAGCCGCAGCAACCTGCCCCACAGCCTGCGCCTACTACTCCACATTGA
- a CDS encoding 3'-5' exoribonuclease YhaM family protein encodes MKDFYIADAATYENAVVTSYFLMSQMSARDKKGGGQYLALTLSDRTGNFDARMWDEIAESLTTCTAGCYVKAMGRIERYNGRFQINLQKMRPATEEEVDITDFQPATQYDVDALWTELNGYVAGFRNPWLQQLVRSFLDDPELGPAFRSAPAAKVLHHAWIGGLLEHVVFLLRLCARVAPQYADEVDPDLLMAGAILHDFGKVRELAWKSSFSYTTEGQLLGHITIAIRMLQEKIAAIPGFPDRLRILVEHMILSHHGKFEFGSPKLPMTPEALVFSAIDDLEAKMQNMRAEFAKAVESGKQPDEVTDFSRSMERPLLNSKAYLAGES; translated from the coding sequence ATGAAGGACTTCTATATTGCCGATGCGGCGACGTATGAAAACGCCGTTGTCACCTCTTACTTTTTGATGTCGCAGATGTCTGCGCGAGACAAAAAGGGAGGCGGGCAATATCTTGCGCTCACGCTGAGCGATCGAACCGGCAACTTCGATGCACGCATGTGGGACGAGATCGCAGAATCGCTCACCACCTGCACCGCAGGCTGCTACGTGAAAGCTATGGGGCGTATCGAACGCTACAACGGCCGATTCCAGATCAACCTTCAAAAGATGCGCCCAGCCACCGAAGAAGAAGTCGACATCACTGACTTCCAGCCAGCCACGCAGTATGATGTGGACGCTCTGTGGACAGAGCTAAACGGCTATGTCGCAGGCTTCCGCAACCCGTGGCTGCAACAATTGGTCCGTAGCTTTCTGGACGACCCCGAACTTGGACCAGCCTTTCGTTCTGCGCCTGCCGCAAAGGTACTGCACCACGCATGGATTGGCGGATTGTTGGAGCACGTAGTCTTTCTCCTTCGTCTCTGCGCGCGCGTTGCACCGCAATATGCCGATGAAGTCGACCCTGATCTACTGATGGCCGGCGCCATCCTGCATGACTTTGGCAAGGTGCGCGAACTCGCCTGGAAGTCCAGCTTCTCGTACACCACCGAAGGCCAGTTGCTGGGTCATATCACCATCGCTATCCGTATGTTGCAGGAAAAAATCGCAGCCATTCCTGGCTTTCCGGATCGCCTGCGCATTCTTGTGGAACACATGATCCTGTCGCATCACGGCAAGTTTGAATTCGGTTCACCGAAGCTCCCCATGACGCCAGAAGCACTCGTCTTCAGCGCCATCGATGATCTGGAAGCGAAAATGCAAAATATGCGAGCCGAGTTTGCCAAGGCAGTGGAAAGCGGCAAGCAGCCCGATGAAGTCACAGACTTCTCGCGTTCCATGGAGCGCCCTTTGCTTAACTCAAAGGCGTATCTGGCAGGTGAGTCCTAG
- a CDS encoding DUF4010 domain-containing protein, translating into MQHYAELLHPDGTQFPPDLTALKLGVALAIGLLIGFERQWSNKEFGVRTFSLSAMLGVLTSFLSPAMQVTGMVGVIMLAIMLNVRDILETKSVEGTTSAALMVTFVLGVLSGQGHIFTAIAGAILTTWLLSLKPQFRALTGGVTTEEMRSALLLGLFGFIIWPLLPNHFVDPWHLLQPRQAWLTVLVVASIGFLNYILLRLYGSKGVTLSAVLGGLVNSTASVVELATTLPAAGMLRETGVAVTFTTIAMLLRNLALLTIFGGNAAAQQAFLPMAGMLAVAAVYIWLQRRAADDQKDVALNLDSPISISKVSRFGLLFLLIQIVGTLATRWLGSEGLLVVSFIGGAVSSASSTAAAANLVAHGDASASQGAMAAIVTSMVSAAANLPLLYRQDQARPIVRSIAIWTALEVGVGTTLLLLQVHLQHAGLLQMR; encoded by the coding sequence ATGCAGCATTACGCTGAGTTACTTCATCCTGACGGCACACAATTTCCTCCGGACCTCACCGCGCTGAAGCTAGGTGTGGCGCTGGCTATTGGGCTGCTTATCGGGTTTGAACGTCAGTGGTCGAACAAGGAGTTTGGTGTTCGCACCTTCAGCCTCAGCGCCATGCTGGGTGTGCTGACTTCGTTCCTGTCGCCTGCGATGCAGGTTACGGGCATGGTCGGCGTGATCATGCTGGCCATCATGCTCAATGTGCGTGACATCCTGGAAACAAAGTCTGTTGAGGGAACAACCTCCGCAGCCCTGATGGTCACATTTGTGCTGGGCGTGCTTTCAGGACAGGGGCACATATTCACGGCAATTGCCGGGGCCATTCTGACAACCTGGCTGCTCTCTCTGAAACCGCAATTTCGCGCTCTAACGGGCGGTGTCACGACAGAAGAGATGCGCAGCGCTCTGCTGCTGGGATTGTTCGGGTTCATCATCTGGCCGTTGTTGCCCAACCACTTTGTCGACCCGTGGCATCTGTTGCAGCCGCGACAGGCATGGCTGACGGTACTCGTCGTCGCCAGCATTGGTTTTCTGAATTACATTCTGCTGCGACTGTATGGATCGAAGGGCGTGACGCTGTCCGCCGTTTTGGGTGGATTGGTGAACTCTACGGCGTCCGTTGTGGAGCTGGCGACGACTCTGCCTGCAGCCGGAATGTTGCGAGAGACTGGGGTTGCCGTAACGTTCACCACGATTGCCATGCTGTTGCGGAACCTTGCGCTGCTAACAATCTTTGGTGGCAATGCTGCGGCGCAACAGGCTTTCTTGCCGATGGCAGGAATGTTAGCGGTAGCAGCGGTGTACATCTGGCTGCAACGGCGTGCCGCGGATGATCAGAAGGATGTTGCGCTGAATCTGGATTCGCCGATCTCGATTTCAAAAGTAAGCCGCTTTGGCCTGCTGTTTCTACTGATTCAGATCGTAGGGACGCTGGCTACGCGTTGGCTCGGCAGCGAGGGTTTGCTGGTGGTCAGCTTCATCGGCGGCGCTGTTTCCAGTGCAAGCAGCACTGCCGCTGCTGCGAATCTTGTGGCACACGGCGACGCAAGCGCGTCGCAGGGCGCTATGGCGGCTATCGTCACCTCAATGGTCAGTGCCGCGGCCAATCTTCCGTTGCTTTATCGCCAAGATCAGGCGCGCCCTATCGTTCGCAGCATTGCTATTTGGACAGCATTAGAGGTTGGTGTTGGCACCACGTTGCTGCTACTTCAGGTTCATCTGCAGCATGCAGGTTTGTTGCAGATGAGATAA